From Nevskia ramosa DSM 11499, the proteins below share one genomic window:
- the phbB gene encoding acetoacetyl-CoA reductase, with product MRTALVTGGTGAIGRAVSAALAAAGAKVIAVCLPSDRASAEALLPAWHGQGLAISITAFDVSNAEDTSAALSAMAAQGAAIDIVVNCAGITRDAPLRKMSAHKWQQVLRVNLDSLFNVTQPLIDAMCQRGWGRVVNISSVNGQKGQFGQTNYSASKAGVHGFTMALAQEVARKGVTVNTVAPGYIDSPMIDAVPEAIRSEILKGIPAARYGSPADIAAAVTFLCSGAASYITGAQLPVNGGLYMSA from the coding sequence ATGCGCACCGCACTGGTCACCGGTGGCACCGGCGCGATTGGCCGCGCCGTCAGTGCCGCACTGGCGGCCGCTGGCGCCAAGGTCATCGCCGTCTGCCTGCCGTCCGATCGGGCCTCGGCCGAAGCCTTGCTGCCGGCCTGGCACGGGCAGGGGCTGGCGATCAGCATCACGGCCTTCGATGTGTCGAATGCCGAGGACACGTCAGCGGCGCTGAGCGCGATGGCGGCGCAAGGCGCGGCGATCGATATCGTCGTCAACTGCGCCGGGATCACCCGCGATGCGCCGCTGCGCAAGATGAGCGCGCATAAATGGCAGCAGGTGCTGCGGGTCAATCTCGACAGCTTGTTCAACGTCACTCAGCCGCTGATCGACGCGATGTGCCAGCGCGGTTGGGGGCGAGTGGTGAACATCTCGTCGGTCAATGGCCAGAAGGGCCAGTTCGGGCAGACCAACTATTCGGCCTCGAAAGCCGGCGTGCACGGCTTCACGATGGCGCTGGCGCAGGAAGTGGCGCGCAAGGGCGTGACCGTCAACACGGTGGCGCCGGGCTACATCGACAGCCCGATGATCGATGCCGTGCCGGAAGCGATCCGCAGCGAAATCCTCAAGGGCATTCCGGCGGCGCGTTACGGCAGCCCGGCCGACATTGCGGCGGCGGTCACCTTCCTGTGCTCGGGCGCGGCCAGCTACATCACCGGCGCGCAGTTGCCGGTCAATGGCGGCCTGTACATGAGTGCCTGA
- a CDS encoding thioredoxin family protein, protein MSETLNEAFNEVIPEVGAAELKAMIADHRMPLLVEYMADHCVWCQRLEPVLAATMDKFNTRVQLVKIDVELHPDAKPTDTPRSIPTIALYRDGRLIMTKSGMMQRQQLESFLTHWLNPANEGLN, encoded by the coding sequence ATGAGCGAAACCCTTAACGAAGCCTTCAACGAAGTCATTCCCGAGGTTGGCGCGGCAGAGTTGAAGGCGATGATTGCTGATCACCGCATGCCGCTGCTGGTCGAATACATGGCGGATCACTGCGTCTGGTGCCAGCGCCTGGAACCGGTCCTGGCGGCGACGATGGACAAGTTCAACACCCGGGTGCAGCTGGTGAAGATCGATGTAGAACTGCATCCCGATGCCAAGCCGACCGACACGCCGCGCTCGATCCCGACCATTGCGCTGTATCGGGATGGCCGCCTGATCATGACCAAGAGCGGAATGATGCAGCGCCAGCAGCTGGAATCATTTCTGACTCATTGGCTGAATCCGGCCAACGAGGGTTTGAACTGA